AGATTTAAAGCATACCCAAAAGACCATTAACTTAAATTGATGAAAGCAGGACACTTTTGGAAAAACGATAAATGGGTTCCGGGTTTTGCCCGTTTGACGGTTGCAACGTACAGTGAGGTGATGTGAAGTGAAATAGGGGGTTAATAAAGGATGAAGATGAAAGGACAGAACTTTTTCTTGATTTTTTTGTTTCTCTTTTCGGAAAATGGAAACAAAAAAGCAACTGTAGATTAACCAAGAGTTTAATTGAGATACGCCAAGTACAAAAGCTGTACTCCGATCACAATTCAATCAAAAGATTTTTTTATTTACTTTAGAATTTTACTCTTTACTTTATACATAGACAATATATTTTCACTTTTTTAAACAACTAAACTTTTTTATCATGAAATAAAAATATCTTGGCGTTAAGTTTTCATTCCATCTAGGATTAGTgggtaatcaattttttttttttcattttcataTGATTTTTATGGTGTATCCTAgaagatacacgcataaaagcaccatttttatacagaaaaatggatcaaacaACACAAAAGATAATTAAATTTGGTGATTTTCAGTATTTGCCGTCCAGCgtacagcaggccgcccagcgtcaagcgtaagccctgcaggcagcttctatgcataagccattTAACTCAGCGTGTGAacagcacgcagccacgtcagcacacgccactgacattccggatacttcacgtaacagaaccattcaatgattgacacgtgtatcccgtgaatttcggacactctgtgcctataaatagaccccatggttcaccacatttcacatcattctgatctgaacttcagtcagagagaagtacattttctctctcacacagttctttctcactctaaacatacattagccgcttagcagcaatacgctataCAGATCAATTTCAGATTGATtctcagattgattgaggccaccccacagatcatccatccgtgttccgggtctgcagagataatttctcgagggcaaacaacaatcaacattatacgccacacgctgagcagctattgtcttgtactggtaccttacagccgctatacggaaaatcgtaccaacaaatgGCGCCACCCGTTTCAAAGACCAGCAAAAACACCAAGAGCACGAAGGCACCCGAAACAACCTCATCAAAAACAACACTTGAACCAGTTGAtgaaaacatcattgaaaatatacCAGTGGATCAGTTAACTCTTGAAGAGACTTCAATTGAGGAAGAAGATCATTTGCACACTGGTACAGCAGatgatcaagttcatgaaaccctacCACGATTGAGAAAACCATTGATGGGAAGTTCTAGTGCGGGAATGTGGAAAGCCATGCGAGGAACACATAATGTTTCTTTTAAGAAGACATCTGATGTGAATGTTAAGCACAACAACAAAGGAAAATCAATTTCCAAATCACAATTGTTCAAGCTATTCAATCAGTTGATTACTTTAATTGATGATACTGAGAATCAACACAGTGATGAAGGTTTTCTGGAAGATGAttggaattttgaagaagaagatgacCAGTTTTTTATGACTGAGGAAATGGCAGGAAAGTTATTGGATGGAATTTTGAATAAAACAGCACCATCACGATTTAAGCAGAAGTTAGCACAACCAGTCATCCGTGCAACAGCTGtggataatttgtttgctttgattactggagatgaagctatcaaaccgccagcaatggcagagtcaacacagtgttttatccctcgaattgcagattatccattaTCAAGAAATTTAGGAATtccatctatcggtgtttatgatggtacaacagatccagaAGATTTTCTCACCATGTTTGAAGGCGTCATGCGATTACAGCATTGGGAAGACGAAACTGcatgtcatatgtttccaatggtactgcagaaaatggaaAGAGAGTGGTTTGATAGTTTACCACCAAgaagtattaccagttttcttgatttaagAGCAAAGTTTGTAATGCAATATCAAAGTTTGAGAAGCTGCACGTTATCACATCTTGATGCGCATGAGATAACAATGCATCACAACGAATCATTGAGTGATTTCATGAAGcgttattttttttttcgaaaagcagaaattttattattagaactcGAAATGTTACAACATAACAGACAACCCCGATGTAGGTAAGTAAATCACAACAGACAGCATATGGTTGCGGAGGCAGCAACAAAATTACAGGTTGAATAAAAACTAACAAGACAGGAAAGGAATGAGTGATCGTAGATCAAACCGCGCAGGCGAGAGGATTGGTAAGCCATTCGGTCCATTCAATCTTCACGCCTTCAACTCGAGCGGATATCCATTCAAACGATtttaattgtatttccataagggCTGTGGGACCGGTCCAACTTTTGTTTGAGAAGACCTTGAGATTGAGATTTTTCCATATTAAGTATGCGCTCGTCCATTCCAAAGCTTGCCCAATCTTGCACCCCATCCATGTCATACCACGGTTACTTTTTCCCCGAAAAGCCTCATTTACACATAGATTTGAAACCGGACCCAAACCCCACCATTTGTAGATTCTATCCCAAACGTCTAAAGAATGTCGACAAAAGAATAAGATGTGGTCGATAGACTCCACATCGTCATCACATATAGGACATCTTACGGAATCCAAATCTATACCTTGTTTGTCAAGTTCGATCCTTGTTGGAATTCGCCGATTTATAACTCTTCAAATGAAGACTTCAATTTTACCTGGTACCAAATTATTCTTTAAAGTCTCTAGTCTTATTCTGCCATCTAGAATGGTTGCGTCATCAATAAGCCTTGATAATTTTTTGGTTGTAAATATGTCGTTCGTTGCTAATTTCCAAAACCATCCATCGGAGTTCCTGTCATATTTAACATACGAGATTAAAATATTAATCAGAGATTGTAGTTCATCGATTGCACGCCCGGTTACTTCACGGTTCCAGCTCCATGAAAAATGACACTGATTCTCGATCCAATTGACTCGGTTACATACTGTAGCTGCTCGATCAGATTCCAAATGGTAGAGCCGTTTGAACTTGTCTTTTAAGGTCCCTTCAATAAGCCATGTATCCTCCCAGAAGCAGGTGCGGCTGCCATCACCAATCTGTTTAATGAAAGAAGTTCCGAATTGTAGCTCGGTCTTATCAATAGCAGTACCTGCACGCAAAATATTGGGCCACACATTACCTTTTCCAATGGGCCTAGAGGGGCCCGAAGGAATGTGGAGACCGTTAGTACCATAGATGCTTTTAATAACGGAAACCCAAAGAGAATTAGGCTCGGTTTTGGCCTGCCAAAACCATTTCCCCAAAAGTGCAAGGTTTTGCCTCGAAGAGATCCAATGTTTAGCCCACCTTCACCGTAAGGTAAAAGCGAGACATCCCATTTGATCCAAGACATTTTATGACACTCACCcgatccccccccccccccaaagaaATTTCTCCTAATGCTCTCTAGATTATTTAAGACACTCGCCGGCGCACGAAGGAGTGAGAAATAATATAGCGGAAGACTATTGAGAACCGATTTAACTAGCGTCAACCTTCCACCAAAGGAGATCGTTTTTGCTTTCCAATCTGCGAGTTTGGAGTGAAATTTATCTTTGACAGGTTTCCAGTTTTCAACACGATTCATGTTACGTCCAATAGGGAGGCCTAGATACGTAAACGTTAGTTCTCCAATTTTGCAGCCAACCCGAAGGGCCTAGATACAACACACTTTTATTATAGTTGACTTTTAAACCCGACACTCTCTCGAAATAGTTTAGTAATTTCATCAGGTTGCAAAAATTTTGTCTACTCCAATCGCCAAAAAAGATGGTGTCATCTGCATATTGAAGATGGGATATTACTACTTTATCCGACCCGATTTCAACTCCTTTGAATAAACCACAATTTACCGCCTTTTTTGTAAGAATATTTAACCCTTCAGCTACGATAATAAAAAGAAAAGGTGATAATGGGTCACCTTGTCGGATTCCTCTTTCGAGATTAAATTCATGTGTAGGGGATCCATTAACAAGAACTGAGACGGAGGCCGACTTAAGACAAGCGAGGATCCATTTTCTCCATTTACAACCGAATCCCATTCTCTCCATTATTTCTAATAGAAACTCCCAACTTAAGCTATCGAAGGCTTTCTCGAAATCAACTTTGAAGATGAGGCTCTTTCTCTTATTTTTCTTTAGATAATCAGTAGCCTCATTGGCGATAAGGGCGCCATCAAGTATAAACCTTCCTTTTACAAAGGCACTCTGAACTTCATCAATGAGACCCAGAATAACTTTCCTGATTCTGTTAGAGAGTACCTTAGTGAGGATTTTATAGTATGAACTTATCAAACTAATAGGCCGAAAATCATTTAAATTCATGGGATCTGACTTTTCATGAAGCGTTATACCATTGAGTGTCAAAAaataccagacataccagagtcccagcttgtttcagggtttatattttgtcttgatcagcgacgttttgcacaattaattcatgctttgcgttatgatgttcaaaagacattgcatcagGCATTGGTTATTTCTCATAAACACTTGAGAGCAGGAgaaatgggatatccaagagtAGATACTTATCAGAGAAACTTTAGGCAGCAAGGCGGAGAACGGAATAGGAATGATAACTATCAGAGACAACGTGGTTATGACAACAATTATCAGAAACAGCAACAAGGTTGGAGGGGGGATAATCATCCAAATGACAATTATCACCATCGAAAGCCATTAGACAGGCATCCACTTATCATGGCATTAactaaaactccaaaagaaatCTTGTTCACAGAACCTGTTAAGGAAACCTTTCACCCTCCACCGCCAATGGAAGAGCGTCAGGGACCACAGAGTGACAAGTGGTGTGACTTCCATGAAGCATATGGACATGACACTGATAATTGCAAGTCGTTGATGAGAgagatcattgcaaagatcaaggcTGGAGAGTTAAATCATCTTTTACCAAAAAAAAAAGTATCAGAGAAATGATCCAAACAAACATTTTGCTTGGCAAGGAAAAATGCATCACGGTGGACGGCTTGATTGGAACAGAAGGGAAGAAAGAAATGATGAAAGGGATACGACTCCTGAAATGCACATCAAAGTTATATGGAATGAGGTGGAGGAAAATGAAACAGACGGAGAACGCAGTACGGAGAactggatgtatgctccaatcatatgTCACACCATTCTAAATTGGCGTCTGTCAGAGGAGCCTGTGGTTAtctcagctgtaattgcaaacCGAAATATCACTCGAATCTATACTGACACAGGTAGTGAGGCAGATATTTTATATTTGCATTGTTTTAAAGATTATCCGTTCAGCGTGAAGGATAAACTTCGCTACACGAACTTGAAGATTGCTGGCATCACGGGCGAATCAATGAGGGCAGTTGGTAAGGTGAAACTGGATGTAACAATGGGCACACACCCTTTAGTCCGAacagaaattgtggactttacagttcttgatggcagatcaagATTCAAAGCATTGTTTGGTAGGAGAACTCTTCgtaaatttggagcaattacttctTCGCCGCATGCAGAATTGCGGTTCCCAATGCCAAAAGGTGTAGCGGTGATACACTCTGAATACGTTGGACCGACAAGGGAAAGATCAGTTGTTTATGAAGCTCCGGGGAATTTTGTTAGAGGGGAATCGTCGAGGAAGTTGTTCAGTAGAAATGATGTGAACGGGTATTTCAAACCTCCCAAAATGTGGGAACATTAAAAGCAAGATGCAGCACGCTGCACGAAAGACAGTATAATAAAATGAATCTTGCAGAGCAGTCTTTATCACGTTTTTAATTTTTCTCAATTCAGACAACAGCACAATACACTTTTTGTAGTTTTCTAATTGGGATTGATCACCCCACATGAAGATGTTGCACAAAATGTTGTATGTATGGCAATCGAATttcaataaaattttaatttttcatacgaatgtaaagcatagcattcatacctacccacataaggcaaggcatttttatgcccccgatggtagatgctcttgtgtcaacattatagacacaagggatcggctagcatAAAGTGattacttcgctagagggcaccgaggcgaaagtaaagatctcataatgtcatgacatacataatggtttatcacaacggcataaatccatttatatctTGAAAACGGAAAAAATTAAATACAAGAGTATTTTgtaagctgaaatgtcccgttcttattgattaaaaacgttccatattaattgatttcgttgcgaggttttgacctctatatgagacgttcttcaaagactgcattcattttaaaacaaaccataacctttatttcatcaataaaggtttaaaaagctttacgtagattatcaaataatgataatctaaaatatcctgtttacacacgaccattacataatggtttacaatacaaatatgttacaacaaaataagtttcttgaatgcagtttttacacaatatcatacaagcatggactccaaatctcgtccttatttaagtatgcgacagcagaagctcttaataatcacctgagaataaacatgcttaaaacgtcaacaaaaatgttggtgagttataggtttaacctatatatatcaaatcataataatagaccacaagatttcatatttcaatacacatcccatacatagagataaaagtcattcatatggtgaacacctggtaaccgacattaacaagatgcatatataagaatatccccatcattccgggacacccttcggatatgatataaatttcgaagtactaaagcatccggtactttggatggggtttgttaggcccaatagatctatctttaggattcgcgtcaattagggtgtctgttccctaattcttagattaccagacttaataaaaaggggcatattcgatttcgataattcaaccatagaatgtagtttcacgtacttgtgtctattttgtaaatcatttataaaacctgcatgtattctcatctcaaaaatattagattttaaaagtgggactataactcactttcacagatttttacttcgtcgggaagtaagacttggccactggttgattcacgaacctataacaatatatacatatatatcaaagtatgttcaaaatatatttacaacacttttaatatattttgatgttttaagtttattaagtcagctgtcctcgttagtaacctacaactagttgtccacagttagatgtacagaaataaatcgataaatattatcttgaatcaatccacgacccagtgtatatgtatctcagtattgatcacaactcaaactatatatattttggaatcaacctcaaccctgtatagctaactccaacattcacatatagagtgtctatggttgttccgaaatatatatagatgtgtcgacatgataggtcaaaacattgtatacgtatctatggtatctcaagattacataatatacaatacaagttgattaagttatggttggaatagatttgttaccaattttcacgtagctaaaatgagaaaaattatccaatcttgttttacccataacttcttcattttaaatccgttttgagtgaatcaaattgctatggtttcatattgaactctattttatgaatctaaacat
This genomic window from Rutidosis leptorrhynchoides isolate AG116_Rl617_1_P2 chromosome 2, CSIRO_AGI_Rlap_v1, whole genome shotgun sequence contains:
- the LOC139888080 gene encoding uncharacterized protein, which encodes MNLNDFRPISLISSYYKILTKVLSNRIRKVILGLIDEVQSAFVKGRFILDGALIANEATDYLKKNKRKSLIFKVDFEKAFDSLSWEFLLEIMERMGFGCKWRKWILACLKSASVSVLVNGSPTHEFNLERGIRQGDPLSPFLFIIVAEGLNILTKKAVNCGLFKGVEIGSDKALRVGCKIGELTFTYLGLPIGRNMNRVENWKPVKDKFHSKLADWKAKTISFGGRWAKHWISSRQNLALLGKWFWQAKTEPNSLWVSVIKSIYGTNGLHIPSGPSRPIGKGNVWPNILRAGTAIDKTELQFGTSFIKQIGDGSRTCFWEDTWLIEGTLKDKFKRLYHLESDRAATVCNRVNWIENQCHFSWSWNREVTGRAIDELQSLINILISYVKYDRNSDGWFWKLATNDIFTTKKLSRLIDDATILDGRIRLETLKNNLVPDVWDRIYKWWGLGPVSNLCVNEAFRGKSNRGMTWMGCKIGQALEWTSAYLIWKNLNLKVFSNKSWTGPTALMEIQLKSFEWISARVEGVKIEWTEWLTNPLACAV